The genomic segment TGGAGAGGCCCATCCCGACCGCGATCCAGGTGAGCGCCAGCGAGACCAGCGCCAGCAGCCCCACCGCCGCCAGCCACTCCAGGACGGTGGCGTCGGTGGACCGGAACCCGATGGCCACCGCGACGGCCCCGACGAGGACCACGCTCATCACGCACTGCAGCACGCTGCCGACGACGTGCCCGACGAGGACCGATCCCCGGTGGATCGCCATGGTGCGGAAGCGGGCGATGATGCCCTCGGTCATGTCCATGGAGACGGAGACCGCGCTGCCGATGGTGGTTCCGCCGATGGTCAGCATCAGGATGCCGGGGACGAGGTACTTGAGGTACTCAGACCGGTCCGCATCGCCGCCGGCGATCCCCGCGCTCATGGTGTCGCCGAAGATGTAGACGAAGAGCAGCAACAGCATGACCGGCGTGAGCAGCAGGTTCAGCGTCAGGGACGGGTAGCGCCGGACGTGCAGCAGATTGCGGCGCAGCATCGTGGACGAGTCGCGCACGGCGAGGGAGAGGGAGCTCATCGGACGTTCTCCTCGGTGTGGTTCGGCTGGGTCTGCTGGTCCGCCCCGGTCTGCTGGTTCGGCACGGTGCCGCCGGTGAGGGCGAAGAACACGTCGTCGAGGTCGGGGGTGTGGACGGTGAGTTCGTCGGCTTCGACGTGGGCGGTGTCGAGGCGGTCGAGGATGGTGCGGAGTTCGCGCTGGCTGCCGTCGCTGAGGATCTGGAGGGCGAGGGCGTCGTCGTCGCGGGAGGCGTCGGGCAGGGCGGTGGCGGCTTCGCGGTAGGTGGTGGGGTCGGTGAAGCGGAGGCGGACGTGTCCGCCGGGGACGAGGCGCTTGAGTTCCTCGGCGGTGCCTTCGGCGGCGATCTTTCCGTCGTGGAGGACGGCGATGCGGTCGGCGAGTTCGTCGGCTTCGTCGAGGTACTGGGTGGTGAGGAAGACGGTGACGCCGCCGGTGACGAGTTCGCGGATGATGCCCCA from the Streptomyces sp. NBC_01335 genome contains:
- a CDS encoding ABC transporter permease: MSSLSLAVRDSSTMLRRNLLHVRRYPSLTLNLLLTPVMLLLLFVYIFGDTMSAGIAGGDADRSEYLKYLVPGILMLTIGGTTIGSAVSVSMDMTEGIIARFRTMAIHRGSVLVGHVVGSVLQCVMSVVLVGAVAVAIGFRSTDATVLEWLAAVGLLALVSLALTWIAVGMGLSSPNVEAASNNAMPLMILPLLSSAFVPLDAMPGWFQPIAQYQPFTPAIETLRGLLLGTEIGNNGLIAVAWCLGLAVLGYFWSTSLFDRDPK